The DNA window AGGCACCACCAGCGGCGGACGCACCGATCAGAACCGACGGTTTCACCTCGTTAACCACTTCAGCAAAGTCCCTCATCGGACGATGCTCCTTGGCGTAGAATGCCTTGTGGCCACCTAGATGACCTTCCGGTCGGCCCTTGGCTAGCAGACCATCGATATCGAACAGCCAAATCTTGTCACGAGCTTCCTGCAATCCTACGCCCTCCGCTTGCATAGCTTTTACCACCAAATCGGCTATTCCGATGGCCGCTTCACCTGCCCCAAGGAACATGAAGGTATTCTCCGAGATTTTCCTACCAGTGATCCGCTTGGAAGCTAGTAGACCAGCTACCGCCACCGAAGCCGTTCCCTGGATGTCATCGTTAAACGTGCAGTACGTGTCCCGGTACTTGTCCAGAAATCGGAAGGCATTGTGGTTGCCAAAGTCCTCGAACTGAATCAGCGTATTCTGACCGTATCGTTTCACAACGGCCTGCATGAATTCATCTATGAATTCATCGTACTCCTTACCCTGAATACGCTTATGTCTCAACCCGATGTACAGTGGATCTTCCAGCAGGCTTTGATTGTTGGTACCCACATCGATAACGATCGGTAAGCACTGATGCGGTTGAATTCCCGCCAGAGCCGTATACAGAGCAAGCTTTCCAACCGGAATACCCATTCCGCAAGCTCCCAAATCTCCCAAACCCAGAATACGTTCGCCGTCCGTCACCACGATGGCTCGCACATCCGGTTCCGGCCAATTCCTGAGCACATCGAACACATGGCCTCGATCGTTAATCGTCACAAACAGCCCGCGAGGTCGCCGGTAAATCAGACCAAACTTCTGGCAGGCCAAACCAACGGTGGGAGTGTAAACAATCGGCATCATCTTTTCCACGTCCTCGGAAATTAATCGGAAGTACAGCTTCTCGTTACGATCCTGcagatcgaccagatagagatACTTGTTCAGATCTTCCTGGTAGCGTGAGATCGAAATCCGGCACAGTTCCAGTTGTTCCTCCTGGGTCTTGAAGCGGGCCGGTTGCAACCCGTGAATGCCCAGGATCTGCCGTTCCTCCAGGGTAAAGGCCAGTCCCTTGTTCAACCGAGGATCACGCAGATGATCGATACCCATGACCATCGAGGGTACGATGATGTCCCCGGTGACCTCATGGTACTCGCgtgtttgttgctgctgttgagGGTGGTTACCGCCGACCGCCGAAGTAACGGCTGccttcgcgagtgttttcttcGGCGAGGAGGTTGCCGCCGAAATGGTTTTTAGTGCGCTGGAAGCGCCGTTCAGGCTGTAACGAGAGGGGATAGATGTGTTAGTCGATAGTTACAAGCTTTGATTTCGTTGAACTGAACCGAAGGGTAGTTGTAGCATATGTCACTTTTTTCTGGATAAGtcggttttgattatttttttaaaacttctctatcaatatcgacaagaATGATTCCACATGAATTTTTATGAAAACTGATATCATTTTTGAACATAGTGAAAATATAAGGTCTCagatggcttccttgaggtGTTTTAGATTTACACAAATCAGTCCTGTCTAATTATACAGAAGTCAACAACTTTGAAGTGGACTCAGTGGCAATCAACTGGGCGATTCCAAACACCAATCTACAACTCATCAAGCGAACTAGTTGCGTTAAATAATAAATAGCTAGTGAATATTTTGTAATACTGATTTTTCCCTACCACTCTATAGTGTCAacaaacaaaattaattttttcaccGACGCCAATGTCGGTTCGCTACCGACCCGTGCCGACCGACTCTGATTCGAAATGCCCTAATAATTGTAGTTGTTGTTGGTAACCATAACTCAATCCCGGACAAGCTGTTTGGTGGCGTTGTTTTTGTTTACCAAATTCATTCCCGGAAATAGGCATTCattgcaaatcggttcagtttTGTAATCGAGCGAAGGCCTCCGGGACCGGGTCATGCTCAGTTCGGCTTGCCGTGTTGGTGCAGTGACTTGTTTTTGCCAAATTGCGAGTGGCGTTGGTTCAATATATTGCTTTTCTATTTTAATGGAAATTTATCAAGATGGATGCTTACACTGAACTTCCTGTCAGTTCATGTTTTTTGGAATTTTCGTTCGAGTTATTTCAAAACAAGATAATCGAAAATGACTGGTAGGCGCGGTTGTACTAGAAAAGTAATCAAAAATGTAGGTATCGTGCACTTCTCGTTGGTCAATTTGTTTTCGCTCATGCAGCTAGCGTTAAACCGTGATACTCTAGCCGTAGACACCGTTTATTATATTGAGATAACAATGAGTGCACTTGGTGTCGTACCCAGACCTTAGACGGTGTTACGAGGAAGGAAATTACGATAAGATATCATAGAGCAAATCGTTGAATGCGAATGCATTGTGTGCCATAAATCTTCTCGTAATCATATGCTTTTTCTTGGTTCCGCGGCCTTCACATTCAGAGACTTCTGGGTGCTCGCTGAATCGTAGTTCTAGCACTATAATTGTTGGGCATCAACTTCGCATCAAACCTGTCGAAAAAAGAAGCCAACTGACACGCCGGAATATACTTCTAGGGCCCTTAAACCACGAATTTGCTGGAAATGTCGATTTGATGAGCAAGAAAATCGCACGTAATTTCATGGTTTTGCAAGATATCTGTAGTTGCGGAAAAATACAAACTGTTTTCTTCATGGATCCGATAGTCTCAAAACCAACCAAAACTCTAGAAGCGCATATTGCCTAACGGCTTCGTAAAGCTCTGGTAATAAATATTGCTTTCAatgtagaatgacacaaaaatATGCCTACAACTTTTTACCATAATATAAAAAAGAATTGGGTGAAAATTTTggtgaaactttttattcaaATTGTCAACCTTTATTTACATGGTAACAAATTATAGGGCAATTTCATGTGTCAATTCTTTATCGAAAGTACGCTTTATGACTAGAGCGGTCACCAGTACTCCCAGACAAAATATTCATGGAAACTGCACAAAACGAAGCCCAGATGGTCCGAAAAAGCCCAGTATTAGTACCACATCGGATCAAATGAAAGAGAAGATGGGTTTTTAATTCACTCGTCACAGTAACCTGATGAAACTTTCCTTCCAAACCGCTATCCTTTAGACTTCGCGACAGAAAAAGCTCACCATCTTTTTTCTAGTTCGTTGTTACATAAAACATTTATTCGAAAAATTGCATTTCTCAAAAAAAATGGTATCTGGTAAGCAATTTGTAGAGGTGGTGAAATACGACAAGTGCAGaccattaaccctcaaaaaagcATGCCAAAATTGTggcttcaagaagcatcgctcaATGAAATCAGAAACCAGCTTTTTGTCGtgttatcagtgagagaatcgaaagcccgaaggCGAagttcataaataatgtaaagtTGCTTTACCCAATTTTCTCTCGTGAAGAAACGTtggtttttattcaatttttcaccGTAGGGAGAAGATTGCAAAATACATTATATATTGGTTTGCTAAACCAAAATAATGTTCGATTTCACTAATTTTCTAGAGTTagcatcaatccggcgctagtttAGTCCGGGCACtaggttagtgtcggattctgatgaaacgaaatcgaaacgcaaattccatattCAATTGAATGATAACTTTGTATGAAGATGGTTTTGCTGAATTTATCTAGACTTATTAAAAAACAAACTACTTTCATATTATTGCTGTTAGCGAAGCGCAAAAATAGTATTGGGGGGACCTGTAGACAGAGGCGTCTACGCGCATTCCCCAGGGACAGAGAATCAGTTTGCAACTGTCCACATTATTAAAAATTAGCAACACCAGCTTTTACCTGGTTGATAGTTTGGTGGAAAGGCGCGTCTCACTCATTTCAGACCTAGATTCAGGTTGGCAATCCAACTGATGCGCTGATGATAATACGACCTTCCCATTTTGATTTAATGGGTTTTTGCAcgaagaatttcagaatttcacACGAGTTCCCGCAGTGAACAGTACTATTATAGACTAAAACATATTGAAATCTGATTTTCGTATGTAACGTGCGTTGTTTGTTTGCTATTCGGGACTACATAACTGCGACAAATGATGGGATGGGACACGGTATTTTCAATAGAAATAGatgtaattgttttgaatcccaattgttgttgtttattatgACCTTAACCATTAAGGTCATTTACCGGATATCAATTCTCATTGATTGGTAGAAAGATGATTGCCATTAGGTACCAAGATCAGTGCGAAATTTCCTACCATTATTTATACCTAAACTATTAGAAAGCCTTTCATATTATTTTATGCCGTTGCTGCTTTTACAGGCGTGTTTAACTTTTCTTAGGCTTTTAACACCTTCCTGTTTTTTAATGCTTAGCcctttttaatgcattttttaGTCTGTCTTTATAATTTTTAGCATTTTCAGCCTTTTAAGTTTATTACTTTTTTTGCAGTCTTTTCAAATCTTTGATCAACTTTTCAAACACCTTTTTAGCTTGTTGACTGTTAGGTTTTTTAAACTATTAATCTTTTGAAACCTTTTTAAGGCCGTTGGACCCCATTTAATCGTGGTTGCGGCTAACTTTACAGTATATGGActtcttcaaaattttgaaaagaaagATTCAGTGATAGTCTTTGAACGTTATCAACTTTCACTGTACTGTTCGGAGTTACACAAATTCTACACAAATCGGTCGGAATAATGCTCAGTGAGCACTACAATGCTGTGGTATGCAGATTTCTCTCCAATACCATTCGATGCCTGGTGTTTGAAGACGACGGATG is part of the Topomyia yanbarensis strain Yona2022 chromosome 1, ASM3024719v1, whole genome shotgun sequence genome and encodes:
- the LOC131677291 gene encoding NADP-dependent malic enzyme-like, whose amino-acid sequence is MLARQVILNGASSALKTISAATSSPKKTLAKAAVTSAVGGNHPQQQQQTREYHEVTGDIIVPSMVMGIDHLRDPRLNKGLAFTLEERQILGIHGLQPARFKTQEEQLELCRISISRYQEDLNKYLYLVDLQDRNEKLYFRLISEDVEKMMPIVYTPTVGLACQKFGLIYRRPRGLFVTINDRGHVFDVLRNWPEPDVRAIVVTDGERILGLGDLGACGMGIPVGKLALYTALAGIQPHQCLPIVIDVGTNNQSLLEDPLYIGLRHKRIQGKEYDEFIDEFMQAVVKRYGQNTLIQFEDFGNHNAFRFLDKYRDTYCTFNDDIQGTASVAVAGLLASKRITGRKISENTFMFLGAGEAAIGIADLVVKAMQAEGVGLQEARDKIWLFDIDGLLAKGRPEGHLGGHKAFYAKEHRPMRDFAEVVNEVKPSVLIGASAAGGAFTPQILQAMGKNNERPIIFALSNPTSKAECTAQAAFENTEGRCIFTSGSPFPPVEYGGKTFCTGQGNNAYIFPGVALGVIVTGTHHIPEDMFLIAAQAVADQVSQADLDKGSLYPPLGAIQECSVNIAVGVTKYAYEKGLASTYPEPVDKLAYIRSHLYNFNYETAMPVTWKWPAQKEIKTRPITPTKLQA